One window of Oryza brachyantha chromosome 12, ObraRS2, whole genome shotgun sequence genomic DNA carries:
- the LOC102719638 gene encoding uncharacterized protein LOC102719638: protein MAMMITNQLLVFTIAILVILLVAAPGAMSQESCTAPSSIDVQQSNTGEKVGTFDTMFEVTVTNRCTCVVNAVVLRADGFASSVAVDPMLFRQAGDTGYLLGDGRRIQSAESVTFQYAWDHYFDMAPASMQAEC from the exons ATGGCGATGATGATTACCAACCAGCTTTTGGTGTTCACCATTGCAATCCTTGTCATCCTCCTCGTGGCTGCACCAG GGGCCATGTCCCAGGAGAGCTGTACTGCACCGTCGAGCATCGACGTCCAGCAGAGCAACACCGGCGAGAAGGTCGGCACGTTCGACACGATGTTCGAGGTGACGGTGACGAACCGGTGCACGTGCGTGGTAAacgccgtcgtcctccgcgccgacggcTTCGCGAGCTCGGTGGCCGTCGACCCCATGCTGTTCCGCCAGGCTGGGGACACCGGGTAcctcctcggcgacggccgccgcaTCCAGAGCGCCGAGTCGGTCACTTTCCAGTACGCCTGGGACCACTACTTCGACATGGCTCCGGCTAGCATGCAAGCTGAATGCTAG